One stretch of Pseudomonas sp. NC02 DNA includes these proteins:
- a CDS encoding ABC transporter ATP-binding protein produces the protein MSEALLDIRVERKNFGATTVLTNVHLALQPREAVSLLGPSGCGKSTLLRIVAGLEKDYQGELLQGGGEVAFVFQEPRLMPWLTVEQNIGFSDDDGYDKAWVAQLIDEVGLTGFGQALPKALSGGMAQRVAIARGLYSRPQVLLLDEPFSAVDAFTRMKLQDLLLQLAEHHGIALLLVTHDVDEALYLSDRVLVMDNRPSSIRQELAVELVHPRDRRDPQLARLKALALTELQRAHVI, from the coding sequence ATGAGTGAAGCGCTACTGGACATTCGCGTCGAGCGGAAAAACTTCGGCGCAACGACGGTGCTGACCAACGTCCATTTGGCCTTGCAGCCGCGGGAAGCCGTCAGTTTGCTGGGCCCCAGTGGCTGCGGCAAAAGCACCTTGCTGCGGATCGTCGCCGGGCTGGAAAAGGACTATCAGGGGGAACTGTTGCAAGGCGGTGGTGAGGTCGCGTTTGTATTTCAGGAGCCACGCCTGATGCCGTGGCTGACGGTGGAGCAAAACATTGGTTTCAGCGATGACGATGGCTATGACAAGGCCTGGGTCGCGCAGTTGATCGATGAGGTGGGGCTTACGGGTTTTGGCCAGGCGTTGCCCAAGGCGTTGTCTGGCGGGATGGCGCAACGGGTGGCGATTGCTCGCGGGCTGTATTCACGGCCGCAGGTGCTGTTGCTGGACGAACCGTTCAGCGCGGTGGATGCGTTTACCCGCATGAAGCTGCAGGACCTGCTGCTGCAATTGGCCGAGCACCACGGGATCGCCCTGCTGTTGGTGACTCACGATGTGGACGAGGCGCTGTACCTGAGTGACCGGGTGTTGGTGATGGATAACCGGCCGAGCAGTATTCGCCAGGAGCTGGCGGTGGAGCTGGTGCATCCGCGGGATCGGCGGGATCCGCAGTTGGCGCGGCTCAAGGCACTGGCGTTGACTGAGCTGCAGCGGGCGCATGTGATCTGA
- a CDS encoding ABC transporter permease: MSSKSETLPVALAPTLTVQRSAWPRRLKGLALPVLILVILEVVVRIGWLPSYQMPAPSEIAVTLTDLAEGALWKHISASLLRVLLGFTIGAGLALVFAAWVGLSREAEAYLEPTFAGLRSIPSLAWVPLLLLWLGIDETSKIVLIAIGAFFPVYLNGVAAIRDIDRKLVEVGQMYGFSRTRLVRRILLPAALPGLFTGLRSGLSLAWMFLVAAELIAATKGLGYLLSDGRETSRPDIVLAAIIVLALLGKISDGLLAALEKRCLAWRDTFNGQGPEN, translated from the coding sequence ATGAGCAGCAAAAGCGAAACCCTGCCCGTCGCACTCGCGCCAACGCTCACCGTGCAGCGCAGCGCCTGGCCGCGGCGGCTCAAGGGCCTGGCGTTGCCGGTGTTGATCCTGGTGATCCTTGAAGTGGTGGTGCGCATCGGCTGGCTGCCGTCCTACCAGATGCCGGCGCCCAGCGAGATCGCCGTGACCCTCACCGACCTCGCCGAAGGCGCGCTGTGGAAACACATCAGCGCCAGCCTGTTGCGGGTGCTGCTGGGGTTCACCATCGGCGCCGGCCTGGCTCTGGTGTTTGCCGCCTGGGTCGGCTTGAGCCGCGAGGCCGAGGCGTACCTGGAACCAACCTTCGCCGGCCTGCGCTCTATCCCGAGCCTGGCCTGGGTGCCGCTGTTGCTGCTGTGGCTGGGCATTGATGAGACCTCGAAGATCGTGCTGATTGCCATCGGCGCGTTCTTCCCGGTGTACCTCAATGGCGTCGCGGCCATTCGCGACATCGACCGCAAGCTGGTGGAAGTCGGGCAGATGTATGGCTTCAGCCGCACGCGCCTGGTGCGTCGCATCCTGTTGCCTGCCGCCCTGCCCGGCCTGTTCACCGGCTTGCGCAGCGGCCTGAGCCTGGCGTGGATGTTCCTGGTGGCGGCCGAGTTGATCGCCGCGACCAAGGGCCTGGGTTACCTGCTCAGCGACGGCCGGGAAACCTCACGGCCTGACATTGTGCTGGCGGCGATCATCGTGCTGGCGCTGCTGGGCAAGATCAGCGACGGCCTGTTGGCGGCCCTGGAAAAACGCTGCCTGGCCTGGCGCGATACCTTCAACGGCCAAGGCCCGGAGAATTGA
- a CDS encoding aliphatic sulfonate ABC transporter substrate-binding protein, which produces MKPFFNTLLGACALAFSLQPLAQAAETDPAQVNLDYAYYSPVSLVLKHFGWLEEALPQTKVGWVLSQGSNRSLEYLNSGGVDFASSASLSAVLSRANGSPIKSVYVYSRAEWTALVVRKDSTFNSVSDLKGKKIAATKGTDPYLFTLRSLQKAGLSKDDVELVHLQHPDGRTALEKGDVDAWAGLDPHMAASEIQAGSRLLYRNKDFNSYGVVSVTDKYAKEHPQTVAKVLGAYEKARNWAVKHPDEFAKLLADESGLPLDVAKLQLSRTDLSSPLLTAQDVVSSKAAAPILVSEELVRRGVNVDQVIDQLIDPSFGQALPRP; this is translated from the coding sequence ATGAAACCCTTCTTCAATACCCTGTTGGGCGCCTGCGCCCTCGCCTTCAGCCTGCAACCCCTGGCCCAAGCAGCGGAAACCGACCCTGCGCAAGTCAACCTGGACTACGCCTACTACTCCCCGGTGAGCCTGGTGCTCAAGCACTTCGGCTGGCTTGAAGAAGCGCTGCCGCAAACCAAGGTCGGCTGGGTGTTGAGCCAGGGCAGCAACCGTTCCCTGGAATACCTCAACAGCGGCGGCGTCGACTTCGCCTCGTCCGCCAGCCTGTCGGCGGTGCTCAGCCGGGCCAATGGCAGCCCGATCAAGTCGGTGTATGTGTACAGCCGCGCCGAGTGGACTGCACTGGTGGTGCGCAAGGACTCGACGTTCAACAGCGTCAGCGACCTCAAGGGCAAGAAAATCGCCGCCACCAAAGGCACCGACCCGTACCTGTTCACCCTGCGCAGCCTGCAGAAAGCCGGCCTGAGCAAGGACGACGTGGAGCTGGTGCACCTGCAACACCCGGACGGCCGTACCGCGCTGGAGAAAGGTGATGTGGATGCCTGGGCCGGTCTCGACCCGCACATGGCCGCCAGCGAAATCCAGGCCGGTTCGCGCCTGCTGTACCGCAACAAGGACTTCAACAGCTACGGCGTGGTCAGCGTGACCGACAAATACGCCAAGGAGCATCCACAGACCGTCGCCAAGGTGCTCGGTGCCTATGAAAAAGCCCGCAACTGGGCGGTGAAACACCCCGACGAATTCGCCAAGCTGCTGGCCGACGAATCCGGCCTGCCCCTGGACGTGGCCAAGCTGCAATTGTCGCGTACCGACCTTAGCAGCCCATTGCTCACTGCCCAGGACGTGGTGTCGTCCAAGGCGGCCGCGCCGATCCTGGTGTCGGAAGAACTGGTGCGCCGTGGGGTGAATGTGGATCAGGTGATCGACCAGTTGATCGACCCAAGCTTTGGCCAGGCTTTGCCTCGTCCATAA
- a CDS encoding molybdopterin-binding protein, protein MTIKAINVRNQFKGVIKEILIGEVVSEIDVQTASGIVTSVITTRSVRDLELKVGSEVIAFVKSTEVSIAKL, encoded by the coding sequence ATGACCATTAAAGCGATCAACGTGCGCAACCAGTTCAAAGGCGTGATCAAGGAAATCCTGATCGGCGAAGTGGTGTCCGAGATCGACGTGCAAACCGCGTCGGGGATCGTGACGTCGGTGATTACCACACGCTCGGTGCGTGACCTGGAATTGAAGGTGGGCAGTGAAGTGATTGCCTTTGTGAAGTCGACTGAAGTGTCGATCGCCAAGCTGTAA